Proteins from a single region of Runella sp. SP2:
- a CDS encoding ABC transporter ATP-binding protein produces the protein MKNPYFSLLQTAWRYARKEKGRYVLVYGLFVLANVIFALNPLLYGWFVEAIQKEGTGVIKHVWMYAGGYLFLMLLEWAFHGPARVMERELAFNLSRNFLEELYHQSLHLPVRWHQDHHSGATINRIRKAYEALKDFFQNGFMFLHAFSKFVFSFLAILYFSPLYGSIGVLIGVFTVWIIFKFDKPFIKALDETNEKEHVVSSTLFDSLSNIITVITLRLEKRMENSLLAKVKEIFPPFRRTVVINEWKWFVASVLIGVIYVVVAVGYVYQNYVPNEVFLVGGLVTLLGYVNQFTSVFQDVAWQYTEIIRYNTDVQTARSIGEAYRQQHRAEATEVLPSDWKTIQINQLNFSHHDTYDAQKSAHSLHQLNLRIERGQRIAFIGESGSGKSTLLALLRGLYEPEKGVKLSIDGKPFEGIDLITDTVTLFPQEPEIFENTIAYNITLGLPFEEQDIWQVCDTAQFSEVARQLPNGLESNIQEKGVNLSGGQKQRLALSRGILAARSSDIVLLDEPTSSVDPKTESLIYEQLFDEFRGKAVLSSLHRLHLLTKFDYVYVLENGRIVDQGTFESLRANSPVFQELWKHQEKTSS, from the coding sequence ATGAAAAATCCCTATTTCTCGCTCTTACAAACGGCTTGGCGATATGCACGTAAGGAAAAAGGGCGATACGTGTTGGTGTATGGCCTTTTTGTCCTTGCCAATGTGATTTTTGCGCTTAATCCTCTTTTATACGGCTGGTTTGTCGAAGCCATACAAAAAGAGGGAACGGGTGTCATCAAGCACGTTTGGATGTATGCGGGTGGCTACTTGTTTTTGATGCTGTTAGAGTGGGCTTTTCACGGTCCTGCGCGGGTCATGGAGCGAGAGCTTGCGTTTAACCTGAGCCGCAATTTTTTAGAAGAACTGTATCACCAGTCGCTGCATTTGCCCGTTCGTTGGCACCAAGACCACCACAGCGGCGCTACCATCAACCGTATTCGAAAAGCCTACGAAGCTTTGAAAGACTTCTTTCAAAACGGCTTTATGTTTTTGCACGCTTTTTCAAAGTTCGTCTTTTCGTTTTTGGCCATTCTTTATTTTTCTCCGCTTTACGGAAGCATTGGCGTTTTGATTGGGGTCTTTACGGTTTGGATTATTTTCAAGTTTGACAAGCCCTTCATCAAAGCCCTCGACGAAACCAACGAAAAAGAACACGTCGTGTCATCGACCTTGTTTGATAGTCTTTCCAACATCATTACGGTGATTACCCTGCGCCTCGAAAAACGCATGGAAAATAGCCTTTTGGCCAAGGTAAAAGAGATATTCCCGCCGTTTCGCCGTACGGTGGTTATCAACGAATGGAAATGGTTTGTGGCCAGCGTGCTCATTGGGGTAATTTATGTGGTGGTTGCTGTTGGGTACGTGTATCAAAACTACGTTCCAAATGAAGTGTTTTTAGTGGGCGGACTGGTCACCTTGTTGGGTTATGTCAATCAATTTACCAGTGTTTTTCAGGATGTTGCGTGGCAATACACCGAAATCATTCGCTATAATACTGATGTTCAAACGGCTCGTTCGATTGGAGAAGCCTACCGTCAGCAGCACCGCGCCGAAGCAACTGAAGTCCTTCCGTCTGACTGGAAAACAATACAAATCAACCAGTTGAATTTTTCGCATCACGATACCTACGACGCTCAAAAATCGGCGCATAGCCTTCATCAATTAAACCTGCGCATTGAGCGAGGCCAACGCATTGCGTTTATTGGAGAAAGTGGTAGCGGAAAAAGTACCCTTTTGGCTTTACTGAGGGGGCTTTACGAACCCGAAAAAGGAGTAAAGCTGAGTATCGATGGAAAACCATTTGAAGGAATTGACCTCATTACGGACACCGTGACGCTGTTTCCCCAAGAACCCGAAATTTTTGAAAATACCATTGCTTACAACATTACGTTGGGACTACCCTTTGAAGAACAAGATATTTGGCAAGTATGCGACACGGCCCAATTTAGCGAAGTAGCCCGTCAACTGCCCAACGGTCTTGAGTCCAACATTCAAGAAAAAGGGGTAAATCTTTCGGGGGGGCAAAAACAGCGTTTGGCGCTGTCTCGTGGTATTTTGGCCGCCCGAAGCAGCGATATTGTGCTACTCGATGAGCCTACCAGCAGCGTTGACCCCAAAACTGAGTCATTGATTTATGAACAATTGTTTGACGAATTTAGGGGCAAAGCCGTACTTTCGTCCCTGCACCGTTTGCACCTTTTGACCAAATTTGACTACGTGTATGTGCTCGAAAACGGCCGAATTGTTGACCAAGGTACGTTCGAGTCCCTCAGGGCCAATAGTCCAGTTTTTCAAGAATTGTGGAAACATCAAGAGAAAACTTCGAGTTAG
- a CDS encoding 3-phosphoshikimate 1-carboxyvinyltransferase codes for MQAVTVYPPLAPIQAKIQLAASKSESNRALIINALSNFGGQLSNVSAARDTQTMLRLLQSSETVADVLDAGTTMRFLTAYFAVTGQNKTMTGTPRMCERPIGILVDALRTLGADITYLGKDGYPPTQLNGFTYSGENKVRIRGDVSSQYISALLMVGPTLPEGITLELTGEVGSRPYIEMTLQQMVAFGATFEADWEQKIIRVPAQKYTPTHYQVESDWSGASYWYSVVALAEQAEVELLGLKENSLQGDSAIVDIMRHMGVESTFTAQGVLLTKIPAQEAFAWDFTDCPDLAQTVAACAVAKGITVTMTGIESLKIKETDRVAALQAELPKIGGELVEVESNTKYVVRRTVAPTTQPTIETYDDHRMAMAFAPVGMVMSIVIEEPHVVAKSYPSFWEDLKKVTTVA; via the coding sequence ATGCAAGCAGTAACCGTTTACCCACCTCTGGCTCCCATTCAAGCCAAAATCCAGTTAGCAGCTTCTAAAAGCGAAAGTAATCGCGCTTTGATTATCAATGCGTTATCGAATTTTGGAGGGCAACTTTCTAACGTCTCAGCCGCTCGTGACACCCAAACGATGCTGCGTTTATTGCAATCGTCGGAAACGGTCGCCGATGTACTTGACGCTGGTACTACCATGCGTTTTCTCACTGCTTATTTTGCGGTGACAGGCCAAAACAAAACCATGACAGGAACGCCACGCATGTGTGAGCGCCCGATCGGGATTTTGGTCGATGCCCTACGCACGCTTGGCGCAGATATTACGTATTTGGGAAAAGATGGATACCCACCAACCCAACTAAATGGTTTTACCTATTCGGGGGAAAATAAGGTAAGAATACGGGGCGATGTGAGTAGTCAGTATATTTCTGCCTTGCTAATGGTAGGCCCTACGCTTCCCGAAGGGATTACTTTAGAGCTTACGGGCGAAGTTGGTTCACGTCCTTACATTGAAATGACACTTCAACAAATGGTTGCTTTTGGAGCAACGTTTGAAGCAGACTGGGAGCAGAAAATTATCCGCGTTCCTGCCCAAAAATATACCCCAACTCACTACCAAGTAGAGTCTGATTGGTCGGGGGCAAGCTATTGGTACAGTGTGGTTGCTTTGGCCGAACAAGCTGAAGTAGAATTATTAGGCTTAAAAGAAAACTCATTGCAAGGCGACAGCGCGATTGTCGATATTATGCGACACATGGGCGTGGAAAGTACCTTCACGGCGCAAGGAGTTCTTTTGACCAAAATTCCTGCTCAAGAAGCTTTTGCTTGGGACTTTACTGACTGTCCTGATTTGGCTCAAACCGTTGCAGCTTGTGCCGTAGCTAAAGGCATTACGGTAACAATGACGGGCATTGAAAGCTTAAAAATCAAAGAAACCGATCGCGTAGCAGCCCTTCAAGCAGAGTTACCCAAAATCGGTGGGGAATTAGTAGAAGTTGAAAGTAATACCAAATACGTGGTAAGACGCACCGTAGCGCCTACAACACAACCTACCATCGAAACTTACGATGACCACCGCATGGCCATGGCATTTGCTCCCGTAGGAATGGTAATGTCTATTGTGATAGAAGAACCGCACGTGGTGGCCAAGTCGTACCCAAGTTTCTGGGAAGACTTGAAAAAAGTCACAACTGTTGCATAA
- a CDS encoding MraY family glycosyltransferase, translating into MNADILIDVLRSQYQNILQHEVYQCLISFLIACAVAITSIPVIINISGLLELKKKPNFRSSHQQETPEFGGIAIYASLLIAHFLWPHTNEQTDAYLTSLAVVGLTILFFLGLKDDILVLDPNKKLLLQVVAVSTLILLGGLKVDHFFGIFGWTHIPDIISIPFTIFIFIAIINAVNLIDGVDGLAGGIAFIASLSFGTWFLLNHHFSMACMAFSLSGALLGFLRFNFSKTSKIFMGDTGSLIVGFLLAFFAVKFIRLNITYQHDSTAFFNAPILAVVLLIVPIFDTLRVFLVRILNRRSPFKADRNHMHHVLLDNGFTHIQTSLTFWIMTIVNVMGYFLTFEYITNTEAFFILVGLFCIYLGAGYFLKIRAMKRKKQMTWTDVFKAPDTPRGRNSWARRVIRGL; encoded by the coding sequence ATGAATGCAGATATACTAATAGACGTACTCAGAAGCCAATATCAAAATATACTTCAACACGAAGTGTATCAGTGCCTTATATCCTTTTTGATTGCCTGCGCTGTGGCCATTACGTCTATTCCAGTGATTATCAATATCAGTGGATTGTTGGAACTGAAAAAGAAACCCAACTTCCGCAGCTCTCACCAGCAAGAGACACCTGAGTTTGGAGGAATTGCTATTTATGCTTCGCTTCTAATTGCCCATTTTTTGTGGCCTCATACCAACGAACAAACCGATGCCTACTTAACAAGCTTGGCCGTAGTAGGGCTTACAATACTGTTCTTTTTAGGGCTCAAAGACGATATTTTAGTACTTGACCCTAACAAAAAGCTTTTGCTTCAAGTAGTAGCCGTTTCTACTTTGATATTACTTGGAGGACTGAAAGTTGACCACTTTTTCGGAATTTTTGGCTGGACGCACATTCCAGATATTATCAGTATTCCGTTCACAATTTTCATTTTTATTGCTATCATCAATGCCGTCAACCTGATTGATGGTGTGGATGGGCTTGCAGGAGGAATTGCTTTTATCGCAAGTTTGAGTTTTGGAACGTGGTTTTTGTTAAATCACCATTTCTCAATGGCCTGCATGGCGTTCTCGCTTTCGGGGGCACTTTTGGGCTTTTTGCGATTCAACTTTTCAAAGACTAGCAAAATTTTCATGGGCGATACAGGGTCATTGATTGTTGGCTTCTTGTTGGCATTTTTTGCCGTGAAGTTTATCCGTCTTAACATCACCTATCAACATGACTCCACTGCCTTCTTCAATGCGCCTATTCTTGCAGTAGTGCTTCTCATTGTCCCCATTTTCGACACATTGCGCGTGTTTTTGGTGCGTATTCTTAACCGCCGCTCTCCGTTTAAAGCCGACCGCAATCACATGCACCACGTACTTTTAGACAATGGATTTACCCACATTCAAACTTCACTTACGTTTTGGATTATGACCATTGTCAACGTGATGGGTTATTTCCTCACGTTTGAATACATTACCAACACCGAAGCCTTTTTTATCTTGGTGGGCTTGTTTTGTATTTACCTTGGTGCAGGCTACTTCCTTAAAATTCGGGCAATGAAGCGCAAGAAGCAAATGACTTGGACGGATGTTTTTAAAGCGCCAGATACCCCACGTGGACGTAACTCGTGGGCTCGCCGTGTCATTCGTGGATTGTAA
- a CDS encoding WcaF family extracellular polysaccharide biosynthesis acetyltransferase has protein sequence MNTEKTYHRFKTDLSRYDNSWYKHPPFWKNVLWFLVNALFFNSYFPLPASIKCFILRGFGTKVGRNVMIKPKVNIKYPWLLTIGDYVWIGEEVWIDSLTEIVIGNNVCLSQGAMLLTGNHDYTRSTFDLKVGKIVLEEGTWIGAKAVVCPGVTCHSHAVLAVNSVAVRDLESYGIYQGNPAQWIRERKITE, from the coding sequence ATGAATACGGAAAAGACCTATCATCGGTTCAAAACCGACCTGTCTCGGTACGACAATAGTTGGTATAAGCATCCGCCTTTTTGGAAAAATGTGCTTTGGTTTCTGGTAAACGCACTTTTTTTTAATTCGTATTTCCCGTTGCCAGCCTCTATTAAGTGTTTTATTTTGAGAGGCTTTGGAACGAAAGTCGGGCGCAACGTGATGATTAAGCCCAAAGTAAACATTAAGTATCCTTGGTTACTTACAATTGGGGATTACGTCTGGATAGGCGAAGAGGTATGGATTGATAGCTTAACCGAGATTGTGATTGGGAACAATGTGTGCCTTTCGCAAGGAGCCATGCTCCTAACTGGGAACCACGACTATACCCGCAGTACTTTTGATTTGAAGGTGGGTAAAATTGTTCTCGAAGAAGGCACATGGATTGGCGCCAAAGCGGTGGTTTGTCCAGGAGTTACCTGCCATTCACACGCTGTGTTAGCCGTCAATTCCGTGGCCGTGCGCGACTTAGAGTCGTACGGTATTTATCAAGGGAATCCCGCTCAGTGGATCCGCGAACGTAAAATAACGGAGTAA
- a CDS encoding glycosyltransferase family 2 protein, whose product MKVSIITVVFNGEQTLGSCIESVLNQSYHDIEYIVIDGKSTDNTPKIVANYGTKIAVFISEKDQGIYDAMNKGIAQATGEVIGILNADDFYADNQVIEKLVTKLKETDADGIYGDLVYVDANDTAQVKRYWKSGGFDRKKFLFGWMPPHPTFFVKKASYERLGTYRLDLGSAADYELMLRFLYKQRLKVTYLPEIVTVMRTGGVSNKTVGNRLKANQSDREAWQLNGLKPYWFTLWLKPLRKVLQFVYKPKRPNNK is encoded by the coding sequence TTGAAAGTAAGTATTATTACAGTAGTTTTTAATGGAGAACAAACGCTAGGGAGTTGTATAGAATCGGTGCTAAATCAGTCATATCACGATATAGAATACATCGTAATTGACGGGAAATCAACCGATAATACACCTAAGATAGTCGCTAATTACGGCACAAAAATTGCTGTATTTATCTCTGAAAAAGACCAAGGGATTTATGATGCGATGAATAAAGGTATCGCTCAAGCAACGGGCGAGGTAATAGGTATCTTGAATGCCGATGATTTTTATGCAGACAACCAAGTCATTGAGAAGCTAGTGACAAAGTTGAAAGAAACGGACGCTGACGGCATCTATGGCGATTTGGTTTACGTAGATGCAAACGATACGGCACAGGTAAAACGTTATTGGAAGTCGGGTGGGTTTGATAGAAAAAAATTTCTTTTCGGTTGGATGCCCCCTCACCCAACGTTTTTTGTAAAAAAAGCGTCTTATGAACGGCTTGGGACGTATCGTCTTGATTTGGGAAGCGCGGCAGATTACGAATTAATGTTACGTTTTCTATACAAGCAACGTCTAAAGGTCACTTACCTTCCAGAGATTGTTACCGTGATGCGAACGGGCGGGGTAAGTAACAAAACAGTGGGGAATCGCTTAAAGGCCAATCAAAGTGATCGAGAAGCATGGCAACTAAATGGATTGAAGCCCTATTGGTTTACTTTATGGCTCAAACCCCTTAGAAAGGTTTTACAATTTGTTTACAAACCAAAACGACCGAATAATAAATAG
- a CDS encoding serine hydrolase has product MQTTRRQFIQQLGLAGISLGLSAALPLDSWSKSAVRLPRSTPEAQGVDSANINAFLDAIAQSKHEFHSMMLVRHGQVVAEGWWAPYRAELKHTMYSMSKSFTSTAVGFAVNEGKLKTSDRVISFYPEYAPATVSDYLAKMTIKDLLTMSVGHGVDPTGQSIRDEANWIKTFLAFPIQNDPGSTFLYNSMATYMCSAIVQKVTGQKIIDYLRPRLFEPLGIEGADWEEDMLGINTGGWGLRVRTEDMAKFGQLYLQKGKWNGKQIIPAAWVEEATTFKIQQPSPAKPTRPNEKNDWLQGYCYQFWRCQHNAYRGDGAYGQYTIVMPDQDAVLAITSETPDMQGILDLVWEHLLPAMKAQALPANTASVNALKQRMAALALLPPKGNVKPLEAVKVSGKAFEIETNSMNVQQISLAYREGGTYQFMLKDAAGEHKVEVGLEKWVFGQTDLPRPNLVASQKIKTEKIAKIAASGTWKDPKTFEITLRYYESPHRNYVICQFDGDALTVSFDNSINRMSGAKDKRPILQGKALA; this is encoded by the coding sequence ATGCAAACTACGCGTCGTCAGTTTATCCAACAGTTAGGTTTGGCAGGAATTAGCCTGGGTCTTTCGGCGGCATTGCCGTTGGACAGCTGGAGCAAATCAGCCGTTCGGTTACCCCGTAGTACGCCCGAAGCACAAGGGGTTGATTCGGCAAACATCAATGCGTTTTTAGACGCCATTGCTCAAAGTAAACATGAGTTTCACAGTATGATGCTCGTTCGGCACGGCCAAGTGGTGGCCGAAGGCTGGTGGGCACCTTACCGCGCAGAATTGAAACATACCATGTACTCAATGAGTAAAAGTTTTACTTCCACGGCCGTAGGGTTTGCCGTAAATGAAGGCAAGCTTAAAACCAGCGACCGAGTGATTTCATTTTACCCCGAATACGCGCCCGCAACGGTTAGTGATTATTTGGCAAAAATGACGATCAAAGATCTCCTAACGATGTCGGTAGGACACGGCGTGGATCCCACGGGCCAGAGCATTCGGGATGAAGCCAATTGGATAAAAACGTTTTTGGCTTTCCCGATTCAAAACGACCCAGGCAGCACATTTTTATACAATAGCATGGCTACCTACATGTGTTCGGCCATTGTACAAAAAGTAACGGGACAAAAAATCATTGATTACCTACGTCCTCGTTTATTCGAACCTTTGGGCATTGAAGGGGCTGATTGGGAAGAAGATATGTTAGGTATCAACACGGGCGGGTGGGGCTTGCGCGTCCGTACCGAAGACATGGCAAAGTTTGGCCAATTGTACCTTCAAAAAGGCAAATGGAATGGCAAACAAATCATTCCAGCAGCGTGGGTAGAAGAAGCAACTACCTTCAAAATTCAGCAACCTTCTCCTGCAAAACCAACGCGCCCCAACGAAAAGAACGATTGGCTTCAAGGCTATTGTTATCAGTTTTGGCGTTGCCAGCACAACGCGTACCGAGGCGATGGAGCGTACGGACAATACACGATTGTAATGCCCGACCAAGACGCAGTACTGGCCATCACGAGCGAAACTCCTGACATGCAGGGGATTTTGGACTTGGTATGGGAGCATTTGTTACCCGCCATGAAAGCGCAGGCGTTACCTGCCAATACGGCTTCGGTCAATGCGTTGAAGCAGCGAATGGCAGCATTGGCTTTATTGCCACCCAAAGGAAATGTAAAGCCTTTGGAGGCCGTAAAAGTATCGGGGAAAGCGTTTGAAATCGAAACAAATTCGATGAATGTGCAGCAAATTTCGCTGGCTTACCGCGAAGGAGGTACGTATCAATTTATGCTCAAAGATGCAGCGGGCGAGCATAAAGTAGAAGTGGGATTAGAAAAATGGGTCTTTGGACAAACTGACTTGCCAAGACCCAATTTGGTTGCTTCTCAGAAAATTAAAACCGAAAAAATCGCCAAAATAGCCGCCAGTGGTACGTGGAAAGACCCGAAAACGTTTGAAATAACGCTACGTTACTACGAGTCACCGCACCGAAATTACGTCATTTGCCAATTTGATGGCGATGCTTTAACAGTAAGTTTTGACAACAGCATCAACCGCATGTCGGGCGCGAAAGACAAACGCCCCATATTGCAAGGGAAAGCGTTGGCTTAA
- a CDS encoding esterase family protein codes for MEHFITPSELVVQHDTTLHSQHLHRGIVMDVVLPPHYEATNTAYPVLYMNDGQDLERLQMVRVLSELYHQQQVPPFILVAIHCGERIQEYGTAAQADYKHRGAKAGAYTSFILEELLPYIKNHYRVLTDPPHTVFCGFSLSGLSAFDIVWHHPQVFGKAGVFSGSFWWRQRAYENHYDDHQDRIMHRLVRESSVRREQFKKNAPTFWFQTGTDDEKDDRNHNGVIDSIEDTLDLVAELERKGFRWGKEVRYVEVKGGHHDQATWSRIMPDFLQWAFSN; via the coding sequence TTGGAACACTTCATTACTCCTTCTGAACTGGTCGTACAACACGACACAACACTTCATTCGCAGCATTTGCATCGCGGCATTGTCATGGACGTGGTGTTACCGCCTCACTATGAGGCAACGAATACGGCCTATCCCGTATTGTACATGAACGACGGACAGGATTTAGAACGCCTACAAATGGTGCGTGTACTAAGTGAATTGTATCACCAGCAACAAGTACCTCCTTTTATTCTTGTAGCAATACATTGCGGTGAGCGCATTCAAGAATACGGCACGGCAGCCCAAGCCGATTACAAACACCGTGGCGCAAAAGCAGGTGCTTATACTTCATTTATATTAGAAGAGCTTCTTCCTTACATCAAAAACCACTATCGGGTTCTGACAGACCCGCCGCACACGGTCTTTTGCGGGTTTTCGTTGAGCGGCTTGTCGGCGTTTGATATTGTGTGGCATCATCCCCAAGTCTTTGGCAAAGCGGGGGTTTTTTCAGGGTCGTTTTGGTGGCGGCAACGAGCTTACGAAAATCATTACGACGACCACCAAGACCGCATTATGCACCGTTTGGTGCGCGAATCGTCGGTAAGGCGAGAGCAATTTAAAAAAAATGCGCCCACTTTTTGGTTCCAAACGGGCACCGACGATGAGAAAGACGACCGAAACCACAACGGTGTCATTGATTCTATTGAAGATACATTAGACCTTGTAGCCGAGCTCGAACGAAAAGGGTTTCGATGGGGCAAAGAAGTACGTTATGTAGAGGTAAAAGGTGGGCACCACGACCAGGCAACCTGGTCACGGATAATGCCCGATTTCTTGCAGTGGGCTTTTAGTAACTAA
- a CDS encoding flavin reductase family protein: MLTINPKDVSVPVLHHFLQGAVAPRPIAFASTIDAEGNVNLSPFSFFNLFGTKPPTLIFSPNRRVRDGSNKHTLENVQVVDEVVISMVDYAMVEQMSLASCEYPRGVNEFVKAGFTEVPSQLVRPPRVGESKAVFECKVKQIISLGEEGGAANLVICEVILAHFSEDILGEDGRIDQRKTDWVARMGGDWYARASGDAIFEIPKPSTQKGIGVDLIPDFIKNNPEFSGNNLGRLGNIQQLPETDKIEAFKAQHAGQDWVTTAKQYLSEGKVEQAWLSLLASQGS, from the coding sequence ATGCTAACCATCAACCCTAAAGACGTTTCAGTACCTGTTTTGCATCATTTTTTGCAAGGTGCGGTGGCGCCTCGCCCCATTGCTTTTGCCAGCACGATTGATGCCGAAGGCAACGTAAATCTCAGCCCATTCAGTTTCTTTAATTTGTTTGGCACAAAACCTCCGACCTTGATTTTTTCGCCCAATCGCCGCGTGCGAGACGGAAGCAACAAACATACGCTGGAAAACGTACAGGTCGTGGACGAAGTGGTGATTAGCATGGTTGACTACGCCATGGTTGAGCAAATGTCGCTGGCGAGTTGTGAATATCCGCGAGGCGTTAATGAATTTGTGAAAGCAGGTTTTACCGAAGTGCCGTCCCAACTGGTGCGCCCGCCGCGTGTTGGCGAATCGAAAGCCGTTTTTGAGTGTAAAGTCAAACAAATCATTTCGTTGGGTGAAGAAGGAGGAGCAGCCAACTTGGTGATTTGTGAAGTAATTCTAGCCCATTTTTCGGAGGATATTTTGGGAGAAGATGGCCGCATCGACCAGCGCAAAACGGATTGGGTAGCCCGTATGGGTGGCGATTGGTACGCACGCGCCTCGGGCGACGCGATTTTTGAAATTCCCAAACCAAGTACTCAAAAAGGCATTGGGGTGGACTTGATTCCTGATTTTATCAAAAATAACCCTGAATTTTCGGGAAATAACTTGGGACGTTTGGGTAACATCCAACAGTTGCCTGAGACCGATAAAATTGAAGCATTTAAAGCCCAACATGCGGGGCAAGATTGGGTAACGACAGCCAAGCAGTACCTTTCGGAAGGAAAAGTAGAACAAGCATGGCTGTCGTTGTTGGCTTCGCAAGGAAGTTAA
- a CDS encoding glycosyltransferase family 2 protein, with translation MKSDISVIILTHNEEKHIERCLRSLLVFTDKIFIVDSGSTDRTVAIAESLGAKVVHNPWITYATQFNFGIENTPFQTKWLMRMDADEYVMPELANEINQTLAGLAPTITGVYVKRRVMFMNQWIRRGGYYPIWLLRLWHRDKGICEELWMDEHIKLSEGETVQFKNDIVDHNLNNLTWWTQKHNNYAIREVIDLLDIKYNFAEAERVIPKLFGTQEQRKRYLKQKYASLPLFTRPFAYFLYRYFIKFGFLDGKKGLVWHFLQGLWYRFLVDAKLFEVEFRVGKDKQAIIEFFRNEYGKDLSSVQNRPVSVRQ, from the coding sequence GTGAAATCTGATATTTCAGTCATTATCCTCACGCACAACGAAGAAAAGCACATCGAACGGTGTCTCCGTAGCTTACTAGTGTTTACGGACAAAATCTTTATTGTGGATTCGGGTTCTACCGACCGCACAGTGGCAATCGCCGAATCATTAGGTGCGAAAGTCGTTCATAACCCGTGGATTACCTACGCCACGCAGTTTAATTTTGGGATTGAAAATACCCCTTTTCAGACCAAATGGCTCATGCGCATGGACGCCGATGAGTACGTGATGCCAGAGTTGGCCAACGAAATCAATCAAACCCTTGCTGGACTGGCACCTACAATTACTGGTGTATATGTCAAACGCCGTGTGATGTTTATGAATCAATGGATTCGACGCGGAGGATATTATCCCATTTGGTTATTGCGCTTATGGCACCGCGACAAGGGCATTTGCGAGGAGCTGTGGATGGATGAACACATTAAACTTTCGGAAGGGGAAACTGTCCAATTCAAAAATGACATTGTGGACCATAATTTGAATAACCTCACGTGGTGGACACAAAAACATAATAATTATGCCATTCGAGAAGTGATTGATTTATTGGACATAAAGTATAATTTTGCAGAAGCAGAGCGCGTTATTCCCAAGCTTTTTGGTACCCAAGAGCAACGGAAGCGCTATTTAAAGCAAAAGTATGCTTCCTTACCCCTTTTTACCCGTCCATTCGCGTATTTTTTGTATCGTTATTTTATAAAGTTTGGCTTCCTAGATGGTAAAAAAGGGCTAGTATGGCACTTTTTACAGGGATTGTGGTATCGTTTCTTGGTGGACGCCAAACTGTTTGAAGTAGAATTTCGAGTTGGAAAAGATAAACAAGCTATCATTGAATTTTTCCGAAATGAATACGGAAAAGACCTATCATCGGTTCAAAACCGACCTGTCTCGGTACGACAATAG
- a CDS encoding GDSL-type esterase/lipase family protein → MTPLFTKRNFFVSSFLLLLVVASCQRSNLTYQPIAEPFALDYKIDRSEEEIKKFEQEDATKGIKKGQVVLYGSSSWRLWKDMATDLAPLPVVNRGFGGSTIPELIHYAERTVIPHEPKLLVVYGGENDLSGKKFKSAEQLFDSYRDFVSLIHKRSPKTHICFVSMKLSPSRRQHWPEVTKGNQMVKAFSTGKRLSYVDINPALFHPNGTVKSELYTKDSLHINPQGYREYAKILVPFLQKKYK, encoded by the coding sequence ATGACCCCTTTATTTACCAAACGCAACTTTTTTGTAAGTAGCTTTTTATTGCTTCTAGTAGTGGCCTCCTGCCAACGTAGTAACCTCACCTATCAACCCATTGCCGAGCCTTTTGCACTAGACTATAAAATCGACCGCTCTGAGGAGGAAATTAAGAAATTTGAGCAAGAAGATGCAACCAAAGGCATCAAAAAAGGCCAAGTAGTTTTGTACGGAAGTTCCAGTTGGCGCCTATGGAAAGACATGGCAACCGACTTAGCCCCATTGCCCGTCGTCAACCGTGGCTTTGGAGGTTCTACCATTCCCGAACTGATTCATTATGCAGAACGAACGGTGATTCCGCACGAGCCGAAATTATTGGTTGTTTACGGAGGAGAGAATGATTTATCAGGAAAAAAATTCAAGTCGGCCGAACAACTTTTCGACTCTTATCGTGATTTTGTATCGCTCATTCACAAGCGTTCTCCCAAAACTCACATTTGTTTTGTGTCAATGAAACTATCGCCGTCGCGCCGCCAACATTGGCCTGAAGTGACCAAAGGCAATCAAATGGTAAAAGCCTTCAGTACGGGGAAACGTTTGTCGTACGTGGATATTAATCCCGCATTATTCCACCCTAATGGTACGGTAAAAAGCGAACTATATACCAAAGACAGCCTACACATCAACCCGCAAGGCTATCGTGAATACGCCAAAATTCTTGTTCCTTTTCTACAAAAAAAATACAAATAG